In Mastomys coucha isolate ucsf_1 unplaced genomic scaffold, UCSF_Mcou_1 pScaffold5, whole genome shotgun sequence, one genomic interval encodes:
- the Pafah1b1 gene encoding platelet-activating factor acetylhydrolase IB subunit alpha: MVLSQRQRDELNRAIADYLRSNGYEEAYSVFKKEAELDMNEELDKKYAGLLEKKWTSVIRLQKKVMELESKLNEAKEEFTSGGPLGQKRDPKEWIPRPPEKYALSGHRSPVTRVIFHPVFSVMVSASEDATIKVWDYETGDFERTLKGHTDSVQDISFDHSGKLLASCSADMTIKLWDFQGFECIRTMHGHDHNVSSVAIMPNGDHIVSASRDKTIKMWEVQTGYCVKTFTGHREWVRMVRPNQDGTLIASCSNDQTVRVWVVATKECKAELREHEHVVECISWAPESSYSSISEATGSETKKSGKPGPFLLSGSRDKTIKMWDVSTGMCLMTLVGHDNWVRGVLFHSGGKFILSCADDKTLRVWDYKNKRCMKTLNAHEHFVTSLDFHKTAPYVVTGSVDQTVKVWECR; the protein is encoded by the exons aaatcgAGCTATAGCAGATTATCTTCGTTCAAATGGCTATGAAGAGGCATATTCcgtttttaaaaaggaagctgAACTAGATATG AATGAAGAATTAGATAAGAAGTATGCTggtcttttggaaaaaaaatggacatCTGTTATTAGATTACAAAAAAAG GTAATGGAATTAGAATCAAAACTAAATGAAGCAAAAGAAGAATTTACGTCAGGTGGTCCTCTTGGTCAGAAACGAGACCCAAAAGAATGGATTCCCCGTCCACCTGAGAAATATGCACTGAGTGGTCATCGGAGTCCAGTTACTCGAGTCATTTTCCATCCTGTGTTCAGTgttatggtctctgcttcagaggATGCTACAATTAAG GTGTGGGATTATGAGACTGGAGATTTTGAGCGAACTCTCAAGGGCCATACAGACTCTGTACAGGACATTTCCTTTGACCACAGTGGCAAGCTTCTGGCTTCCTGTTCTGCAGATATGACGATTAAATTATGGGATTTTCAGGGTTTTGAATGCATCAGAACCATGCACG GCCACGACCACAATGTCTCTTCAGTAGCCATCATGCCTAATGGAGATCATATAGTGTCTGCGTCAAGggataaaactataaaaatgtggGAAGTGCAAACTGG CTACTGTGTGAAGACATTCACAGGACACAGAGAATGGGTACGTATGGTGCGGCCAAATCAGGATGGCACTCTGATAGCCAGCTGTTCCAATGACCAGACTGTGCGTGTGTGGGTTGTAGCAACAAAGGAATGCAAGGCTGAGCTCCGAGAACATGAACATGTGGTAGAATGCATTTCCTGGGCTCCAGAAAGTTCATATTCTTCCATCTCTGAAGCAACAGGATCTGAG aCTAAAAAAAGTGGCAAGCCTGGACCTTTCTTGCTATCTGGTTCCAGAGACAAAACTATTAAGATGTGGGACGTCAGTACTGGCATGTGCCTTATGACTCTT GTGGGTCATGATAATTGGGTACGTGGAGTTCTGTTCCATTCTGGGGGGAAGTTTATTTTGAGTTGTGCTGATGACAAGACTCTCCGTGTATGGGATTACAAGAACAAGCGATGCATGAAGACCCTCAATGCGCATGAACACTTTGTTACCTCCTTGG